A genome region from Bacillaceae bacterium IKA-2 includes the following:
- a CDS encoding aldo/keto reductase: MKKRQIGTSNLFVSPIGLGCMSLKPTSRESEYILDKAIDVGVNYFDTADLYDFGKNEELLGRVLATKRTDIIIATKVGNEWNTSKDSWSWNPTKHYIKAAVKKSLKRLQTDYLDLCQLHGGTIDDPIDETIEAFEELTKEGLIRYYGISSIRPNVIKTYVEKSNIVNVMIQYSLLDRRPEKEISPLLDSQDISIITRGPLAKGLLTENLLQKLVKNDYLSYSNDDLQELLPRLKQWANDHHYQFHELALLYCLANKTVAAVVPGASSVKQLQENLAVLQKPMLTEQQLSELHSLTKCHNYTDHL, from the coding sequence ATGAAAAAAAGACAAATTGGGACTTCAAACTTATTTGTTTCACCGATTGGTTTGGGCTGTATGTCTTTGAAACCAACTAGTAGAGAAAGTGAATATATTTTGGATAAGGCCATTGATGTTGGTGTTAATTATTTTGATACCGCTGATTTATATGATTTTGGTAAAAATGAAGAATTATTAGGCAGAGTTCTTGCAACTAAACGAACCGATATCATCATTGCTACTAAGGTTGGCAATGAGTGGAATACATCTAAAGATAGCTGGAGCTGGAATCCAACGAAACACTATATTAAAGCTGCTGTTAAAAAAAGCTTAAAAAGATTGCAGACTGACTATCTTGATTTATGTCAACTCCATGGCGGCACGATTGATGATCCGATTGATGAAACAATCGAAGCTTTTGAAGAACTAACTAAAGAGGGCCTAATTCGTTATTATGGCATTTCATCGATTCGTCCTAATGTTATAAAGACATATGTGGAAAAGTCAAATATAGTAAATGTAATGATACAATATAGTCTTTTAGATCGCCGTCCTGAAAAGGAAATTTCACCGCTATTAGATTCTCAGGATATTAGTATCATAACTCGTGGACCGCTCGCCAAAGGTCTTTTAACAGAAAACCTCTTACAAAAATTAGTTAAAAACGACTATCTTTCCTACAGTAATGATGATCTACAAGAATTATTACCAAGACTTAAACAATGGGCAAACGATCATCACTATCAATTTCATGAATTGGCGCTACTTTATTGTTTAGCTAATAAGACTGTCGCAGCGGTTGTCCCAGGTGCAAGCTCAGTCAAGCAACTTCAAGAAAACCTAGCAGTCCTTCAAAAGCCAATGTTAACAGAGCAACAACTAAGTGAGCTCCACAGCCTCACAAAATGCCATAATTATACTGATCATTTATGA
- a CDS encoding DUF3866 family protein: MYIEKKVKVEEILYEDGEIQLLKTTASAQKALLYLAITSRAKKNDEIIVNATSTELKLGTGGMDIVISVLGSLPKQELSPNGHIIKARYLPQQHSVQAVESQESQYHQLFKQTSFSLNEKKILIGELHSMIPICFWGMDFLKKEGKMVVIISDEASIPLSLSDHVRALKRDQRFITITIGQAFGGTYEAINLPTALQFATKILNGDVILITLGPGVVGTHTRFGFSGIEQASWANMVGSLGGIPVWIPRLSEADSRERHRGISHHTLTPLKTFTYPKCVVPLPVISGPLESKINMQAEELNLQHHINWVDKEPLEVLVEHCLRNNPLPIKTMGREYQDDRLFFLGVAAALKWVLEH, encoded by the coding sequence ATGTATATAGAAAAGAAAGTAAAAGTTGAAGAGATATTATATGAAGATGGAGAAATCCAATTATTAAAAACAACGGCTAGCGCCCAAAAAGCGCTGTTATATCTTGCAATTACTTCAAGAGCAAAAAAAAATGATGAAATCATCGTCAATGCTACTAGTACAGAGCTTAAACTAGGAACTGGTGGCATGGATATTGTCATTTCAGTTTTAGGTTCGCTACCAAAGCAAGAACTAAGTCCTAATGGCCATATTATCAAAGCTCGTTATTTACCACAACAGCATAGTGTCCAAGCTGTTGAATCTCAAGAAAGTCAATATCATCAACTGTTCAAACAGACATCATTTTCTTTAAACGAAAAAAAAATATTAATTGGGGAACTTCATAGTATGATTCCAATTTGTTTTTGGGGAATGGATTTTTTAAAAAAAGAGGGAAAAATGGTCGTAATAATAAGCGATGAAGCGAGTATCCCATTAAGTTTAAGCGATCATGTTCGTGCCTTGAAAAGAGATCAGCGCTTTATTACGATTACGATTGGTCAAGCTTTTGGTGGTACATATGAAGCAATAAATTTACCAACAGCATTACAATTTGCGACAAAAATTCTAAATGGTGATGTGATTTTGATTACATTAGGGCCTGGAGTAGTCGGCACTCATACAAGGTTTGGGTTTAGTGGGATTGAACAAGCTTCATGGGCAAATATGGTTGGCAGTCTAGGTGGAATCCCAGTTTGGATACCAAGGCTGTCTGAGGCCGATAGTCGTGAGCGGCACCGTGGGATTAGCCATCATACACTAACCCCATTAAAAACATTTACCTATCCAAAGTGTGTCGTACCTTTACCGGTTATTAGCGGACCATTAGAATCGAAGATTAATATGCAAGCAGAAGAACTAAATTTACAACACCACATTAACTGGGTCGACAAAGAGCCCCTTGAAGTACTTGTAGAACATTGCCTTAGGAATAATCCACTTCCAATTAAAACAATGGGTAGGGAATATCAAGATGATCGCTTATTTTTTTTAGGAGTTGCTGCAGCTCTGAAGTGGGTACTTGAACATTAA
- the mciZ gene encoding Z-ring formation inhibitor MciZ: MKVYIHETQVVLVGKAWQIKYLLKKYMNKYATVQEWIDSQQKKR, translated from the coding sequence GTGAAAGTATATATTCATGAAACTCAGGTAGTATTAGTCGGAAAAGCTTGGCAAATAAAGTACCTATTAAAAAAATACATGAATAAATATGCAACCGTTCAAGAATGGATTGATAGTCAACAAAAAAAGCGTTAG
- a CDS encoding NUDIX hydrolase, whose translation MRNSFFEKTLSTTAIFSGRVIDLVVKDVELPDGKTSKREIINHPGAVAVIAITEDKKILLVNQFRKALEKTIVEIPAGKLEEDEDPLECAKRELEEETGYKSSELEFIISFYTSPGFADEIIYLYFTDKIELGEINCDEDEFIDVIEATLPEAEKLIEDQIIHDAKTIFAIQYLKLKGIL comes from the coding sequence ATGAGAAATAGTTTTTTTGAAAAAACATTATCGACAACGGCAATCTTTAGTGGACGAGTGATTGATCTCGTCGTCAAAGATGTTGAACTACCAGATGGTAAGACGAGTAAGCGGGAAATAATTAATCATCCTGGGGCAGTTGCTGTTATAGCAATTACTGAGGATAAGAAAATTTTATTAGTTAATCAATTTCGTAAAGCACTGGAGAAAACAATTGTTGAAATTCCGGCTGGGAAATTAGAGGAAGATGAAGACCCATTAGAATGTGCAAAGCGAGAGCTTGAAGAAGAAACTGGATATAAATCAAGTGAACTCGAATTTATTATTTCTTTTTATACTTCACCTGGTTTTGCCGATGAAATCATTTATCTTTATTTTACTGATAAAATTGAGTTGGGAGAAATCAATTGCGACGAGGATGAATTTATCGATGTTATCGAAGCAACTTTACCAGAAGCCGAAAAGCTAATTGAAGATCAAATCATTCACGACGCTAAAACAATTTTTGCGATTCAATACTTGAAGTTAAAAGGTATTTTGTAA
- the spoIIM gene encoding stage II sporulation protein M, producing the protein MRRKPGRILKLVADNIEENRSIYLFTTILLLMGIIFGAIIVNSLSLGQRHDLHIYINQFFGQVSEGEFADSAAMFSKSFAHYAKYIGIMWVLGLTIIGLPIILILLFIKGVVVGFTVGFLVKQLGMNGFLLSFVSIMPQNFILVPAFIIVATAAVSFSLKMIRHQFIKRSHEPIFKQFISYSALVLFVGAVLAFVSTFEAYVSPTLMRMVVTWM; encoded by the coding sequence ATGCGAAGAAAACCGGGGAGAATTTTGAAACTGGTTGCTGATAATATTGAAGAAAATCGCTCCATTTATCTATTTACAACTATTTTATTATTAATGGGAATTATTTTTGGGGCAATCATTGTTAATAGCTTAAGTTTGGGTCAAAGACATGATCTGCATATTTATATAAACCAATTCTTTGGACAAGTATCTGAAGGGGAGTTCGCAGATTCGGCAGCAATGTTTTCGAAAAGCTTTGCTCATTATGCTAAATACATTGGTATAATGTGGGTGTTAGGTCTGACAATCATTGGGTTACCAATTATCTTAATATTACTGTTTATTAAAGGTGTTGTTGTCGGTTTTACAGTAGGATTTTTGGTCAAACAACTAGGAATGAATGGATTCTTATTATCATTTGTATCAATAATGCCGCAAAATTTTATATTAGTGCCAGCTTTTATCATTGTTGCCACAGCTGCAGTATCTTTTTCTTTGAAAATGATCCGTCATCAGTTTATAAAAAGGAGCCATGAACCAATATTTAAACAATTTATAAGCTATTCTGCGTTAGTTTTATTTGTGGGGGCAGTGTTGGCGTTCGTTTCAACATTTGAAGCCTATGTTTCACCAACTCTAATGAGAATGGTCGTTACGTGGATGTAG
- a CDS encoding Fur family transcriptional regulator: MEKRIERIKKQLHSQSYKLTPQREATVRVLLEHEEDHLSAEDVYLLVKEKSPEIGLATVYRTLELLSELKVVDKINFGDGVSRYDLRQEGAAHFHHHLVCIECGAVDEIREDLLGDVEKVVEDRWNFQVKDHRLTFHGICSRCQESKAK; the protein is encoded by the coding sequence ATGGAAAAGCGAATTGAACGTATAAAAAAGCAGTTGCATTCTCAAAGCTACAAGCTCACTCCACAAAGAGAAGCGACTGTTCGTGTTTTATTAGAGCACGAAGAAGATCATTTAAGTGCAGAAGATGTCTATTTATTAGTAAAGGAAAAGTCTCCTGAAATCGGTTTAGCGACAGTTTATCGTACATTGGAATTACTAAGTGAACTGAAAGTTGTCGATAAAATCAATTTTGGCGATGGCGTTTCTCGTTATGACTTACGCCAAGAGGGTGCAGCACATTTTCATCATCATTTAGTTTGTATTGAATGTGGAGCGGTAGACGAGATTCGAGAGGATTTATTAGGAGATGTCGAAAAAGTAGTTGAAGATAGATGGAATTTCCAAGTTAAAGATCATAGGCTAACGTTCCATGGAATATGTAGTCGTTGTCAAGAAAGCAAAGCAAAGTAG
- a CDS encoding YqzK family protein, whose product MFNRFFAVAWDTIRVFLLFLGCTILFYYGILWVSQEYESYHRYDEPKGRAVKVVQMNNYDHENSFIDRLIFFYHFGE is encoded by the coding sequence ATGTTTAATCGATTTTTTGCTGTGGCTTGGGATACAATTCGTGTATTTCTGTTATTTTTAGGGTGCACGATCTTATTTTATTATGGTATTCTATGGGTGAGTCAGGAATACGAAAGCTATCACCGTTACGATGAACCAAAAGGACGGGCTGTAAAAGTTGTTCAAATGAATAACTACGATCACGAAAATAGTTTTATAGATCGCCTGATTTTTTTCTACCACTTTGGTGAGTGA
- the xerD gene encoding site-specific tyrosine recombinase XerD, protein MKNEIENYLHFIIVEKGLAENTIISYRRDLEKYTNYLISVEQVTSIANVTRMIISNYLFILKEKGQARTTIARTIASIRSFHQFLVRERVTTNDPTLHIESPKPERLLPKVLTAKEVDTLLLTPNSNSVFDLRNKAMLELLYATGMRVSELCSLKLHDIHLTMGFVRCIGKGNKERIIPIGKLASIAIENYLTDSRASLKKKKQHDFLFVNHHGESLSRQGLWKILKSVSKQAKIEKKLTPHTLRHSFATHLLENGADLRAVQEMLGHADISTTQIYTHVTKKRLKEVYAHFHPRA, encoded by the coding sequence ATGAAGAATGAAATAGAAAATTACTTACACTTTATTATTGTTGAAAAAGGACTTGCAGAAAATACGATTATTTCGTACCGCCGAGACTTAGAGAAATACACTAACTATTTAATTAGTGTAGAACAAGTAACTAGCATCGCTAACGTTACCCGAATGATAATTTCGAACTATTTATTCATTTTAAAGGAAAAAGGGCAAGCTAGAACCACGATTGCTCGAACGATAGCTTCGATTCGCTCGTTTCATCAATTTTTAGTGAGGGAAAGAGTTACCACAAATGACCCTACTTTACATATTGAATCACCTAAGCCAGAGCGGCTGTTGCCAAAAGTTTTAACAGCAAAAGAGGTTGATACACTTTTGTTAACCCCAAATTCAAATTCTGTATTTGATCTTAGAAATAAAGCCATGCTAGAGTTGTTGTACGCTACTGGTATGCGTGTTTCAGAACTTTGTTCATTAAAGCTACATGATATCCACTTAACGATGGGATTTGTTCGTTGTATTGGGAAAGGTAATAAAGAAAGGATTATCCCAATTGGCAAGCTTGCATCTATAGCTATCGAAAACTACCTTACTGATTCAAGGGCTAGTTTAAAGAAAAAAAAACAACATGATTTTTTATTTGTTAACCATCATGGAGAAAGTTTATCAAGACAAGGCTTGTGGAAAATATTAAAAAGTGTCAGTAAACAGGCAAAAATAGAAAAGAAATTAACCCCCCACACATTACGACATTCTTTTGCGACTCATTTATTAGAAAATGGTGCCGACTTGCGCGCTGTTCAAGAAATGCTTGGACATGCTGATATCTCGACGACACAAATTTATACGCATGTAACAAAAAAGAGATTAAAAGAGGTCTATGCTCATTTTCATCCAAGAGCATAA